Proteins from one Argopecten irradians isolate NY chromosome 15, Ai_NY, whole genome shotgun sequence genomic window:
- the LOC138309614 gene encoding uncharacterized protein KIAA1958-like translates to MAFVGDFDILHDLLMDPETDDESSIPQVEGNEISKSGNEISSSSSTIASCAPLPPDPTPDIHGHVSSDLDDADDLIPSHIYTSGVSDLRNNILSKRNENTVKKTEGCIKRFKDWIQAPPRSDPRDVLQILPFELDTYIGGFLLSLQKNDGSNYEPDTFTSFHRGIDCYRRKHGYSFNILTSDLFATRRQVRQSLRTELKQKGLGNPPNKDQPVPDNEEEMLWECGQLGHDNLHALLNTVWFNNTKFLGFRGCDE, encoded by the coding sequence ATGGCATTTGTTGGGGATTTCGACATTTTACATGATTTACTGATGGATCCAGAGACAGATGATGAATCAAGCATTCCTCAAGTTGAAGGTAACGAAATATCGAAGTCTGGAAATGAAATTAGTTCATCATCCTCAACCATTGCGTCTTGTGCTCCCCTTCCTCCTGACCCCACCCCCGATATCCATGGCCATGTTTCATCTGATTTAGACGACGCCGATGACCTTATTCCATCCCATATTTACACTTCCGGTGTCTCAGATCTGAGAAATAACATCCTGagtaaaagaaatgaaaacacTGTTAAAAAAACTGAGGGATGCATTAAAAGATTCAAAGACTGGATTCAAGCTCCTCCTAGGTCCGACCCAAGGGATGTTCTTCAGATTCTGCCATTTGAACTAGATACATACATTGGTGGGTTTTTGCTGTCCCTTCAGAAGAATGATGGTTCTAATTATGAGCCTGATACTTTTACCAGCTTTCACAGGGGTATTGACTGCTATAGGAGAAAACATGGTTATAGTTTCAATATTTTAACCTCAGATTTATTTGCCACGAGGCGTCAGGTACGTCAGTCTCTGCGTACAGAGTTAAAACAGAAAGGACTTGGGAATCCTCCCAATAAAGATCAGCCTGTCCCAGACAACGAGGAGGAAATGTTGTGGGAATGTGGTCAGCTGGGTCATGACAACCTACATGCTTTGCTAAACACCGTCTGGTTCAATAACACTAAATTTTTGGGGTTCAGGGGATGTGATGAATAG